The Roseicyclus marinus genome has a segment encoding these proteins:
- a CDS encoding carbohydrate ABC transporter permease — translation MATTTDTGADFRTRLQEWLPKLVLSPSLAIMLVFVYGFIAFTIYLSFTDSRMLPSYGWVGFDNYDRLFRVREWNVALTNLAIFASLYIVICTLIGLTLAILLDQKIRGEGVLRPIFLYPMALSFIVTGTAWKWFLDPAIGLENTMQLWGWESFTFDWIKDREMAIYTIVIAAVWQSSGFVMAMFLAGLRGIDNEILKAAQMDGASNWNLYRRIILPQLRPAFLSAFVILSHLAIKSYDLVIALTGGGPGNATALPATFMYSYTFTRNQMGIGAASAVIMLMTIAAIMVPYLYAELREKK, via the coding sequence ATGGCCACAACGACCGACACGGGCGCGGATTTCCGCACGCGGTTGCAGGAATGGCTGCCCAAGCTGGTGCTGTCCCCGTCGCTGGCGATCATGCTGGTCTTCGTCTACGGCTTCATCGCCTTCACCATCTACCTCAGCTTCACCGACAGCCGGATGCTGCCGTCCTATGGCTGGGTGGGTTTCGACAATTACGACCGGTTGTTCCGGGTGCGCGAATGGAATGTCGCGCTGACGAACCTTGCGATCTTTGCCTCGCTCTACATCGTGATCTGCACGCTGATCGGCCTGACCCTGGCCATCCTGCTCGACCAGAAGATCCGGGGCGAGGGCGTGTTGCGCCCCATTTTCCTTTATCCGATGGCCCTGTCCTTCATCGTCACGGGGACGGCGTGGAAATGGTTTCTCGACCCGGCCATCGGGCTGGAAAACACCATGCAGCTCTGGGGCTGGGAAAGTTTCACCTTCGACTGGATCAAGGACCGCGAGATGGCGATCTATACAATCGTCATCGCCGCCGTCTGGCAATCCTCGGGCTTTGTCATGGCGATGTTTCTTGCGGGCCTGCGCGGGATCGACAACGAGATCCTCAAGGCCGCGCAAATGGATGGCGCGTCGAACTGGAACCTCTATCGCCGGATCATCCTGCCGCAGCTGCGCCCCGCCTTCCTGTCGGCCTTCGTGATCCTGAGCCATCTCGCGATCAAGTCCTATGACCTTGTCATCGCGCTGACGGGTGGGGGCCCCGGCAATGCCACGGCGCTGCCTGCGACCTTCATGTATTCCTACACTTTCACGCGTAACCAGATGGGGATCGGTGCTGCCTCGGCGGTCATCATGCTGATGACCATCGCCGCGATCATGGTCCCCTACCTCTACGCCGAACTGCGGGAGAAGAAGTGA
- a CDS encoding carbohydrate ABC transporter permease, which yields MAVASTETAIRSSNAARVFIYLVLLLFALFYLLPFGIMLVNSLKPLSEITGGNMIALPQDWTIAPWLSAWSTAQIGVEPTGLRPYFINSIVMAVPAVVLSTVVGALNGYVLTKWHFRGATIIFGLLLFSCFIPFQIVLIPMARILGILDVAGTTTGLILVHFVYGIGFTTLYFRNYYAAFPTELVRAAQIDGAGFFQIFWRIMLPSSGPIIAVSFIWQFTNIWNDFLFGASFASGGGAPMTVALNNLVNSSTGVREYNVHFAGAIMAAAPTLLVYIVAGRYFVRGLMAGSVKG from the coding sequence ATGGCTGTCGCATCCACCGAAACCGCGATCCGGTCCTCGAATGCCGCGCGGGTGTTCATCTATCTCGTGCTGCTCCTGTTCGCGCTGTTCTACCTTTTGCCCTTCGGCATCATGCTGGTGAACTCGCTCAAACCCCTGTCGGAAATCACCGGCGGCAACATGATCGCCCTGCCGCAGGATTGGACGATCGCGCCCTGGCTGTCGGCATGGTCCACGGCCCAGATCGGGGTCGAGCCGACGGGCCTGCGCCCCTATTTCATCAATTCCATCGTGATGGCCGTGCCAGCCGTGGTCCTGTCGACGGTGGTGGGGGCGCTGAACGGCTATGTCCTGACCAAGTGGCATTTCCGCGGCGCCACGATCATCTTTGGCCTCTTGCTGTTCTCGTGCTTCATCCCGTTCCAGATCGTGCTGATCCCGATGGCGCGCATCCTTGGGATTCTGGATGTGGCGGGGACGACGACGGGCTTGATCCTTGTGCATTTCGTCTACGGGATCGGCTTCACCACGCTCTATTTCCGCAATTACTACGCGGCCTTCCCGACAGAACTGGTGCGCGCGGCGCAAATCGATGGGGCGGGGTTCTTCCAGATCTTCTGGCGGATCATGCTGCCCTCGTCGGGGCCGATCATCGCGGTCAGCTTCATCTGGCAATTCACCAATATCTGGAACGACTTTCTGTTCGGGGCCTCCTTTGCCTCGGGGGGCGGGGCGCCGATGACGGTGGCGCTCAACAATCTCGTCAACTCTTCCACGGGGGTGCGCGAATACAACGTGCATTTCGCAGGTGCCATCATGGCCGCCGCCCCCACGCTTCTCGTTTATATCGTCGCGGGCCGCTATTTCGTGCGCGGTCTGATGGCGGGTTCTGTGAAAGGATAA
- a CDS encoding ABC transporter ATP-binding protein, with product MGFLDIDNVTKSYGAVEVLHKVDIAVEEGEFLVLVGPSGCGKSTLLNMIAGLEGITSGEIRIKDRVMNGVHPSRRNIAMVFQSYALYPNMTVGKNITFGLEMHGTPKPEREKAMKDVAQLLQIEHLLDRKPGQLSGGQRQRVAMGRALVRNPDVFLFDEPLSNLDAKLRVDMRTEIKKLHHRLGTTIVYVTHDQIEAMTLSTRIAVMFNGYVQQLGTPKEIYDTPANLFVATFMGSPAMNVLKVRLEERNGIPHAVMAGADGGERALAMPHAPAAARSYLGREVMLGIRPEAITDPEGADRNARNIQPLANTVGVTEPAGADTFVTMTLAGKDCVARMRADADVRPGQPFDFAVNMDKAVLFDIETETRIA from the coding sequence ATGGGCTTTCTCGACATCGACAATGTCACCAAGTCCTATGGCGCGGTCGAAGTGCTGCACAAGGTCGACATCGCCGTGGAAGAGGGGGAATTCCTTGTCCTCGTCGGCCCCTCGGGCTGCGGCAAGTCCACGCTTCTGAACATGATCGCGGGGCTGGAGGGGATCACCTCGGGCGAGATCCGGATCAAGGACCGGGTGATGAACGGCGTGCACCCGTCGCGGCGCAACATCGCGATGGTGTTCCAATCCTACGCGCTCTACCCCAACATGACGGTGGGCAAGAACATCACCTTTGGCCTCGAGATGCATGGCACGCCCAAGCCCGAGCGGGAAAAGGCGATGAAGGATGTGGCCCAGCTCTTGCAGATCGAGCATCTCCTGGACCGCAAGCCGGGGCAATTGTCGGGCGGTCAGCGTCAGCGGGTGGCGATGGGCCGCGCGCTGGTGCGCAACCCCGATGTGTTCCTCTTTGACGAGCCGCTGTCGAACCTCGACGCGAAACTGCGCGTCGACATGCGGACCGAGATCAAGAAGCTGCACCACCGGCTGGGCACGACCATCGTCTATGTCACCCATGACCAGATCGAGGCGATGACGCTCTCGACCCGGATCGCGGTCATGTTCAACGGCTATGTCCAGCAGCTCGGCACACCCAAGGAGATCTACGACACCCCCGCCAACCTGTTCGTTGCGACCTTCATGGGCAGCCCCGCGATGAATGTCCTCAAGGTCCGGCTGGAGGAGCGCAACGGCATCCCCCATGCCGTGATGGCCGGGGCCGATGGCGGCGAACGCGCGCTGGCCATGCCCCATGCGCCCGCCGCCGCCCGATCCTATCTGGGGCGCGAGGTGATGCTGGGCATCCGCCCCGAGGCGATCACCGACCCCGAGGGCGCGGACCGCAACGCCCGCAACATCCAGCCGCTGGCCAATACCGTCGGGGTGACCGAACCCGCCGGGGCCGACACCTTTGTCACCATGACGCTCGCGGGCAAGGATTGCGTCGCGCGGATGCGGGCGGATGCCGATGTGCGGCCCGGCCAACCCTTTGATTTCGCGGTCAACATGGACAAGGCGGTGCTCTTCGACATCGAGACCGAGACCCGCATCGCTTGA
- a CDS encoding FAD-dependent oxidoreductase, which produces MSDADIIIVGSGMGGATLAAGLAATGLRILILERGERLEDCAEARDPAAIFGKGHFRPAETWLTPEGARFNPGNYACVGGNSKFYGAVMIRYREADFAPIRHMGGTTPGWPFAYDTLAPWYTQAEALYQVRGQGGIDPTEPPRAADYLFPPVPHEPAIVDLDHRLRGVGLHPAPLPLAVDIDRWLARAATPWDAFPDTTGGKLDAETAALTLALQHPNVRLQTGVTVHRIEAEGDRITGLLTSAGRLTAPRIVLAAGAVHTAALLLRSANADHPTGLANRSDQVGRNFMNHNASALLAVSPRRNASIYQKTLMLNDWYLTGGPKGEPLGNIQLLGRVSAPILAAQTGLPRALAKLIADRAIDFYVMSEDLPDPDSRVRVRGDDIVLDWRRSNWAAHEALVARLKTALRKAGFPVLLSKPFDRSTPSHQCGTARLGADPATSVTDSYGRCHDHPNLWICDASLLPTSAAVNPSLTIAALALRQADRIAQEAA; this is translated from the coding sequence GTGAGCGACGCCGATATCATCATCGTCGGCTCCGGCATGGGGGGCGCGACGCTGGCCGCGGGGCTGGCGGCGACGGGCCTGCGCATCCTGATCCTGGAGCGCGGTGAAAGGCTGGAGGATTGTGCCGAGGCGCGCGATCCCGCAGCGATCTTTGGCAAGGGCCATTTCCGCCCCGCCGAGACATGGCTGACGCCCGAGGGCGCGCGATTCAATCCCGGCAATTACGCCTGCGTCGGCGGCAATTCCAAATTCTACGGCGCGGTGATGATCCGCTACCGCGAGGCCGATTTCGCCCCCATCCGCCACATGGGCGGCACCACACCCGGCTGGCCCTTTGCCTATGACACGCTCGCGCCGTGGTACACCCAAGCCGAGGCGCTCTATCAGGTGCGCGGGCAGGGCGGCATCGACCCGACCGAACCGCCGCGCGCCGCCGACTACCTTTTTCCCCCCGTCCCGCATGAGCCCGCCATCGTCGATCTCGACCACCGCCTGCGCGGGGTCGGCCTCCACCCCGCGCCCCTGCCGCTGGCCGTCGACATCGACCGCTGGCTTGCGCGCGCCGCAACGCCCTGGGATGCCTTCCCCGACACGACGGGCGGCAAGCTCGACGCCGAAACCGCCGCGCTGACGCTCGCGTTGCAGCACCCCAATGTGCGGCTGCAAACCGGCGTCACCGTGCACCGGATCGAGGCCGAGGGCGACCGCATCACCGGTCTTCTTACCAGCGCCGGGCGTCTGACCGCGCCGCGTATCGTGCTGGCGGCAGGGGCGGTGCACACCGCCGCGCTGCTCCTGCGATCCGCCAATGCCGATCATCCCACGGGCCTTGCCAACCGCTCGGATCAGGTCGGGCGCAATTTCATGAACCACAACGCCTCGGCCCTGCTGGCGGTCTCGCCCCGCCGCAACGCGTCGATCTACCAGAAAACCCTGATGCTGAACGATTGGTATCTGACCGGCGGACCCAAGGGGGAACCGCTGGGCAATATCCAGCTTCTGGGCCGGGTTTCCGCCCCGATCCTTGCCGCGCAAACGGGTCTGCCGCGCGCCCTGGCCAAGCTGATCGCGGATCGCGCCATCGATTTCTATGTCATGTCCGAGGATCTGCCCGACCCCGACAGCCGCGTCAGGGTCCGGGGCGATGACATCGTGCTGGACTGGCGGCGCTCCAACTGGGCGGCGCATGAGGCATTGGTCGCCCGCCTCAAGACCGCGCTCCGCAAGGCGGGGTTCCCCGTGCTTCTGTCCAAGCCCTTCGACCGCAGCACGCCGTCCCATCAATGCGGCACCGCGCGGCTGGGCGCAGATCCCGCAACCAGCGTGACAGATTCCTATGGCCGCTGCCACGATCACCCCAATCTCTGGATCTGCGACGCGTCGCTCTTGCCGACCTCGGCGGCGGTGAACCCGTCGCTCACCATCGCGGCGCTGGCTTTGCGGCAGGCGGATCGCATCGCGCAGGAGGCCGCATGA
- a CDS encoding 3-ketoacyl-ACP reductase — MRRALITGGQQGIGLGIAQALHGAGWQVALAAELSPEAAVVQSALAGMPGATYHRHDLTDLASIPALLDAVGPVTTLISNAGVPAMVRGDLLDMKPDSFDRCIDVNLRGAFFLAQDCARRMRDLPPDPYRSICFITSVSATMVSPDRAEYCISKAGAAMMAQAFAARLAPENIGVFDIRPGIIETPMTAPVRDRYDSRIADGLVPARRWGNPADIAQVILPLARGDFAFATGAVIPVDGGLSIHRL; from the coding sequence ATGAGACGCGCATTGATCACCGGCGGGCAGCAGGGCATCGGGTTGGGAATCGCGCAAGCGCTCCATGGCGCGGGCTGGCAGGTGGCGCTTGCCGCCGAGCTGTCGCCGGAGGCGGCGGTGGTGCAATCCGCCCTGGCCGGGATGCCGGGTGCGACCTATCACCGGCATGACCTGACGGACCTTGCGTCCATCCCCGCGCTGCTCGATGCCGTGGGGCCGGTCACGACGCTGATCTCCAACGCAGGCGTGCCTGCGATGGTGCGCGGCGACCTCTTGGACATGAAGCCCGACAGTTTCGACCGCTGCATCGACGTGAACCTGCGCGGTGCCTTCTTTCTTGCACAAGATTGCGCGCGGCGGATGCGTGACCTGCCGCCCGATCCCTACCGGTCGATCTGTTTCATCACCTCGGTCTCTGCCACGATGGTCTCGCCCGACCGCGCGGAATACTGCATCTCCAAGGCAGGGGCCGCCATGATGGCGCAAGCCTTTGCCGCGCGGCTTGCGCCCGAGAATATCGGCGTCTTCGACATCCGTCCCGGCATCATCGAAACGCCGATGACCGCGCCCGTCCGCGACCGCTATGACAGCCGCATCGCCGATGGCCTTGTCCCCGCCCGCCGCTGGGGCAATCCCGCCGATATCGCGCAAGTGATCCTGCCGCTTGCGCGCGGCGATTTCGCCTTTGCCACCGGGGCCGTGATCCCCGTCGATGGCGGGCTTTCCATTCACCGGCTCTAA
- a CDS encoding GMC family oxidoreductase produces the protein MAEGFDYIIIGGGSAGCVLAGRLSEDTTARVLLLEAGGRDRNPLYHLPAGFAKMTKGLGSWGWETVPQRHMKGRVFNYTQGKVIGGGSSLNAQIYTRGNAQDYDEWRQMGCDGWAYDDVLPYFRKAEDNDTYDNRYHGKGGPLGVSQPIAPLPICEAYFEAAAALGIPRNMDINGETQDGVCYYQLTQRNARRSSAAMAYVAPNEGRANLTIKTGAQVRRITVTGGRATGVELMDGTHVTATTEVILSSGAIGSPRLLQLSGIGPADHLQELGIDVILDQPQVGENLQDHLDLYCIVELSGPYSYDRYAKPHLAALAGLQYLLTRKGPVASSLFETGGFWYADRDARSPDIQFHLGLGTGIEKGVAAMPQGGVTLNSCHLRPRSRGSVRLASSDPAKAPLIDPNYLSDPHDREMSIRGLKLTQEIMAQAPLANYVLAERLPGPDVRTDQDYFDFICEHSKTSHHCAGTCRMGSDPAAVVDPRLRLNGIAGLRVVDNSIMPKVISSNTNAAAIMIGEKAADMIRQDARA, from the coding sequence ATGGCCGAGGGGTTCGATTACATCATCATCGGCGGCGGCAGCGCGGGCTGTGTCCTGGCCGGCCGCCTGTCCGAGGATACGACGGCACGGGTGCTGCTGCTGGAGGCCGGGGGGCGCGACCGCAACCCGCTTTATCACCTGCCCGCAGGTTTCGCGAAAATGACCAAGGGCCTGGGCTCCTGGGGCTGGGAAACCGTGCCGCAGCGCCACATGAAGGGGCGCGTCTTTAACTATACCCAAGGCAAGGTCATCGGCGGCGGCTCCAGCCTCAACGCGCAGATCTACACGCGCGGCAATGCGCAGGATTACGACGAATGGCGGCAGATGGGCTGTGACGGCTGGGCCTACGACGATGTCCTGCCGTATTTCCGCAAGGCCGAGGACAACGACACCTACGACAACCGCTACCACGGCAAGGGCGGCCCCTTGGGCGTATCCCAACCCATCGCCCCCCTGCCGATCTGCGAGGCGTATTTCGAGGCGGCCGCCGCCCTCGGCATCCCGCGCAACATGGACATCAACGGCGAAACACAGGATGGCGTCTGCTATTACCAGCTGACCCAGCGCAACGCGCGCCGCTCCTCTGCCGCGATGGCCTATGTCGCCCCGAACGAGGGGCGGGCGAACCTGACCATCAAAACCGGCGCGCAGGTGCGGCGCATCACGGTCACGGGCGGCCGCGCCACGGGCGTCGAGTTGATGGACGGCACCCATGTCACCGCGACGACCGAGGTCATCCTGTCCTCCGGCGCCATCGGCTCCCCGCGCCTGTTGCAGCTGTCGGGCATCGGTCCGGCGGATCATCTGCAGGAACTGGGGATCGACGTGATCCTCGACCAGCCACAGGTGGGCGAGAACCTGCAAGATCACCTCGATCTTTATTGCATCGTGGAACTGAGCGGCCCCTACAGCTACGACCGCTACGCCAAACCGCACTTGGCCGCCCTTGCCGGTCTGCAATACCTGCTGACGCGCAAGGGGCCGGTCGCCTCCTCGCTCTTTGAAACGGGCGGGTTCTGGTATGCCGACCGGGACGCCCGTTCCCCCGATATCCAGTTCCATCTCGGCCTTGGCACCGGCATCGAAAAGGGTGTCGCGGCCATGCCGCAGGGGGGCGTGACGCTCAATTCCTGCCACCTGCGCCCGCGCTCGCGTGGCAGCGTGCGGCTGGCCTCCAGCGATCCGGCCAAGGCCCCGCTGATCGACCCGAATTACCTGTCCGATCCCCATGACCGCGAGATGTCGATCCGGGGGCTGAAACTGACGCAAGAGATCATGGCCCAGGCGCCCCTTGCCAACTACGTGCTGGCCGAACGCCTGCCGGGGCCGGATGTGCGCACGGATCAGGACTATTTCGACTTCATCTGCGAACATTCCAAGACCTCGCACCATTGCGCGGGCACCTGCCGGATGGGCAGCGATCCTGCCGCCGTGGTCGACCCCCGCCTGCGGTTGAACGGCATCGCGGGGCTGCGCGTGGTGGACAATTCCATCATGCCCAAGGTCATTTCCTCCAACACCAATGCCGCCGCCATCATGATCGGCGAGAAAGCCGCCGACATGATCCGCCAAGACGCGAGGGCCTGA
- a CDS encoding dihydrodipicolinate synthase family protein has protein sequence MLLPTYAGTLEDYRLSGDPLTPRSPRVALTRTAFAAAHVISDPMAERSPWDGRPAVDWEATLGFRHRLWDQGLGLAEAMDTAQRGMGVDWPTALELIQRTMAEARAHPLRPRVACGAGTDHLTLSDLTSLDAILAAYRTQMEAIEAAGGQIILMATRALPAIKAGPEDYAALYGKLIEESANPVILHWLGDMFDPALTGYWGAQDIATANNVVLDIITRHAAKIDGIKISLLDQAHEESFRAKLPPGVRLYTGDDFNYAPLIEGDGTRHSHALLGIFAAIAPAASQALEALAMGDSATYHALFAPTVPLSREIFKPPTRFYKAGIAFLSWLNGTQSHFIMPGGFQSSREIAHYAQVYRLADQARLLSDPDLAQTRMRSLLALHGIGG, from the coding sequence ATGCTGCTGCCGACCTATGCCGGAACGCTGGAGGACTACCGCCTGTCGGGCGACCCGCTGACCCCGCGCAGCCCCCGTGTGGCGCTCACCCGCACCGCCTTTGCCGCGGCCCATGTCATCAGCGACCCGATGGCCGAACGCAGCCCGTGGGATGGCCGCCCCGCCGTCGATTGGGAGGCGACACTGGGCTTTCGCCACCGGCTCTGGGATCAGGGTCTGGGTCTGGCCGAGGCGATGGATACCGCGCAGCGCGGCATGGGCGTGGATTGGCCCACCGCGCTCGAATTGATCCAACGCACCATGGCCGAGGCGCGGGCCCATCCCCTGCGCCCCCGCGTCGCCTGTGGCGCGGGCACCGATCACCTGACCCTGTCCGATCTCACCAGCCTTGACGCGATCCTTGCCGCCTATCGCACCCAGATGGAGGCGATCGAGGCCGCAGGCGGCCAGATCATCCTGATGGCCACCCGCGCCCTGCCCGCGATCAAGGCGGGGCCTGAGGATTACGCCGCGCTTTACGGAAAACTTATAGAAGAATCCGCAAACCCCGTGATCCTGCACTGGCTGGGCGACATGTTCGACCCCGCCCTGACCGGCTATTGGGGCGCGCAGGATATCGCGACGGCCAACAATGTCGTCCTCGACATCATCACGCGCCACGCCGCCAAGATCGACGGGATCAAGATCAGCCTCCTCGATCAGGCGCACGAGGAATCGTTCCGCGCCAAGCTGCCGCCCGGTGTCCGCCTCTATACCGGCGACGATTTCAACTACGCCCCCCTGATCGAGGGCGACGGGACCCGCCATTCCCACGCGCTTCTGGGCATCTTTGCCGCCATCGCCCCCGCCGCCTCCCAGGCGCTGGAGGCGCTGGCGATGGGCGACAGCGCCACCTATCACGCGCTCTTCGCGCCCACCGTGCCCCTCAGCCGCGAAATCTTCAAACCACCGACCCGGTTCTACAAGGCGGGCATCGCCTTTCTGAGCTGGCTCAACGGCACGCAAAGCCATTTCATCATGCCCGGCGGCTTCCAATCCTCGCGCGAGATTGCGCATTACGCGCAGGTCTACCGCCTGGCCGATCAGGCGCGGCTCCTGTCCGACCCCGATCTGGCCCAAACCCGGATGCGATCGCTCTTGGCCTTGCACGGGATCGGCGGCTAA
- a CDS encoding LacI family DNA-binding transcriptional regulator, with amino-acid sequence MIRRPTILDVAARAGVSKSTVSLVLQGSKQVRPETRAAVERAMAEIGYVYNRAAANLRSASVGLVGLVINDLRNPFFTEFATSLQMALAAEGYATVIANSDEDAELQAKLVGSMIEHGVSALVISPAYGGASETFDQLARTGLPVMQVLRKMDERTDLFPFASFDYASGSAMAARHLLEQGARNIAFVGGLPGRAITRERKSGWREVLKSEGHQEIALHGKSSRAFGMQAAGQLIADHPDVDAAICFNDLVALGLMAGFARAGRPIGAEFRVVGFDDIEEAQQAWPPLSSVACDIAGFARDTATRLLAWMVEGQRPAPELRSPVHLVSRMSSTGHPE; translated from the coding sequence ATGATCCGCCGCCCCACCATCCTCGATGTCGCCGCCCGCGCGGGCGTGTCGAAATCCACCGTGTCCCTGGTCCTGCAAGGGTCCAAACAGGTGCGCCCCGAAACCCGCGCCGCCGTTGAACGGGCCATGGCCGAGATCGGCTATGTCTACAACCGCGCGGCGGCCAACCTGCGCTCGGCCTCGGTGGGTCTGGTGGGTCTTGTGATCAACGACCTGCGCAACCCGTTTTTCACCGAATTCGCGACCAGCCTGCAAATGGCGCTCGCGGCCGAAGGCTATGCCACCGTCATCGCCAATTCCGACGAGGATGCAGAGCTTCAGGCGAAACTGGTGGGCTCCATGATCGAACATGGCGTGTCCGCGCTCGTCATCTCGCCCGCCTATGGCGGCGCGTCCGAGACCTTCGACCAATTGGCGCGCACCGGCCTGCCGGTGATGCAGGTGCTGCGCAAGATGGATGAGCGGACCGATCTCTTTCCCTTCGCCAGTTTCGATTATGCCAGCGGCAGCGCCATGGCCGCGCGCCACCTGCTCGAACAGGGCGCGCGCAACATCGCCTTTGTCGGGGGGCTGCCGGGCCGCGCCATCACGCGCGAACGCAAATCCGGCTGGCGCGAGGTGCTGAAATCCGAAGGGCATCAGGAAATCGCGCTCCACGGCAAATCCAGCCGCGCCTTCGGCATGCAGGCGGCGGGACAGCTCATCGCCGATCACCCCGATGTCGATGCCGCGATCTGTTTCAACGATCTCGTGGCGCTGGGCCTGATGGCCGGTTTCGCCCGCGCCGGTCGGCCCATCGGGGCGGAATTCCGCGTCGTCGGCTTCGACGATATCGAAGAGGCGCAACAGGCCTGGCCGCCGCTCTCCTCGGTCGCTTGCGATATCGCCGGCTTCGCCCGCGACACGGCCACGCGCCTCTTGGCCTGGATGGTGGAGGGGCAGCGCCCCGCCCCCGAATTGCGCAGCCCCGTCCATCTCGTTTCCCGCATGTCCAGCACGGGCCATCCAGAATGA